CTTTCAGTTGCTGAAGGAAGTGGTGGCTTGCTGGCCACATCACTGAAATCTCCATTCTCCTTCTGGTCTTTCACCTCTTGGAGTTTTTTGGCAATTTGCTTCCCGAACTTGATGCTGGAACTAGGATGAGTGGAGCAACAACCTTCCATACATAGATTTTCAACATGCTGAGGACTTTGGACAATCAGTTGATCAGCATCGTTTATCAGAGTTTCAGCCCTCGAAAGCCAACCCTCAAATCGGTTTAGCCGCTTAAGTTGCTGCTCATCTTCAGCAATTCTGACCCTGCTCATCAGATCACTCCTGAGCTCCTTCAGTCCTGCTATTTTAGCTTGTAAAGCATGGAGGTTATCTTCGAGGTTGTATATATAACTTGCCTGTCCAGTAGCACAATCCCAGCAACGGGTAATGATGGGATCGAGTGAAAGTGAGATTGAGAAGATATTACCCATACCTGGTTTTGATTATAGAAGAGTGAGTTCAACAATTTCTGGAAATAGAAGCAAGGAATAAATCAAAGATGCTTATAGAGTTCTATGAAAGTTTAGACTGCAAAGGGGAGAAAAACAAAGACAAACTGTTGGAAGTTCACATGCATTTTGATACCAAAAAAAAATAGTGAATATGATGAAAATTACAGTAAAGTGTGTAAAATCATTAACTTGGTGGGAAGACTTGTATTGCACACAGCTGTCTTTTATCCCACTTTATTTGGTTTTGACACAATGGGTCCATTGTAAGGTATATTTTGTGTGCAGTGGATACCATATGcaatttcttattctattttacAACTTGAGCAACATTAATACAACATATTTTAGTTAATCATAGTAGGTGTAAAGtttgtttaatataaaaattaggcATGTTGGGAGCTACCTCTTTCTTTAAAGGCTTCCACTTCAACAAAGATAAAGGAACCTCAATTATTAAGATCCCATCAAAAAAGAAAGACTACGATGAGCATGTTGGGTAGAAACTCACAACTTGCTTTGCCCTGCATTAGCTTCCCACAGCATTCATGTATGAGATATTCACAAGCACTATCATTACCACTTAAACAAACATCAGCAAAAAATAGAAAACAGTGGAAGATCAAGGTAACTGAATTCATGACCATATATGCCAATGGAAGAATTTAGAAATTGTTTCAGGGGTTATCATAATCCAATTAAAGACATGGAACCCATATAAAAAATTGTGCTTACACATCTTTGTGAGTATGTAGTTATTAAGCAGTATACCCACCAAATTATTGCAAAATTAATGCCCTCTGCAGTCATCTGGTTCTCAACCTTCAAAGCAGGTGTCTAGATTAAAAATGCAGAGGAGGTAAGTTGAACACTATagacaaaataaaaaagatatgaGGATTTTCACTCATGAGCTTTATGTTACAATATGATATAATATGATTAAACCATAACTAATTGTGGGGATGAAAATTTTGGTCAGATAGTTTTCAGGGACAGTTGCTGTACTCTTCCAACATGGGCAAAATTGAGGTTGTGGTAAGTAAATGTAGTGAATATTGTGGAGTGCCACtcaactttaatatttatattttaattcaacaCATTATTTGGAACatagttaaattattaatttaaaatttaaaataaatgggcATAATTTGTTGATTAAAAATGTACGAAGATTTAAAATTATTaccaattataattaaaatactatatttttaaatcttttaaaaagatttatatttataaatatgttttcagaaaaaaatagttttttccaaaactgttttaaattaaaaaaaactatataaaaaagtatttaaaataataaaaataattatatattgtattaaatttaagttgttttatattttatttaattaaaaaattttgtttctaaaattttaaagtaaatatttatttaaatatttaatatatcatttagtaTTCGATTTTCTCTCATGATTTTAGTACCCAAAAATTACAGTGTTAATTTTTCTCATGATTTACTGATTCCCTACAATGTATTAATGCATCTTTTTCCATGAGATCATCTTTTGGATATAAAGAATAATACACAAACAAGATTTCACTTTTTCATCAGCTTATACCCACTTAGTACCGAGTATTTCCCAAAATTATCAGCACATCACACAAGAGAATCAGCAGAAGTAGACACACACTTTTAATTATGACACTATGATAAAGATGCATAAATTATTTGATGGAAATATTACAAAATCAAGTTGAAATTGGGCATAGTATGCTTACCTTTGTACACAATCTTTACTTGTTAATGTTATTTTAGTGTTACAAGAGGGGCTAAATTCAAAATGCAAAGGAAGTAGGAGAAGGAGATGTCTAATAATTATACTCATCAAACATTTAACTAATCAGTTTGCTGTAACCTATTAAATTCAAAGACTGCCATTTGAGTATTAATTGCAATAACTTGTTTATGAGCCTATAATTATAGAGAATTCATATACATAATCTCAGTTTTAGTAATCAGATTTGAGTAAAGATATTTACAGATTAAGCCAGGCTCATATATGATATCAAAACAATGCTTAAGTTAGtttcttttaaagaaaattattaaacaaaaaccaatataaataataaaattttttatacatttccTATTACTACTTATAGACtcttaaatgtgtgaataaaaaaaataatttgtatttatttatattcaaacTCATGTCCTCTTGTTGTTGCCACAATAagttgtataataataattttttttattatatatatatatttaaatttgaaacaCCCTAATCTAATCATTTAATCATATTTCAACATTGAAACAtcattaaaaatatgttaatttttgtaCTTGCATGATATcatattcataaaaaattttaagatgttaataatttgtattaatgagttttaatataaaaatattgaaatttatataaTGTCACcgttattttattataatataattcttAATATTTAGTATCTAATTTTAcatgataagtttttttttgaTAACAtgtataataaatgaaaataaattatattttattaacttattaaaacttaaatttttaattttttaaaattccaaaTTCCAATTTTATACTTAACATATTTTTCTCTCCTATAAAAAATTATctcatatttaaatatatacagaaatacaaactaaaacaacttttataagaaaaaattaattttactataattatggaaatttttagttataaaattaaaagaaaatgatgtgatatgttgaaagttatacttcaaatttaaattcattaatataatatattttgaaattcatactaaagaaaaaaaagtctGTGTGTAAAACACAGAACCAAGCTACATGTAATCTAAGGATAGGCAAAATAGAACTTACAATGAGGTATGTTATGATACAATCAAGGCTTTAAGCCTTAATTAATATCCAACATTTCTTAGATTACATAAGGTTTGAAAGAAGGGAGAAAAGCAATTCGAGTGGATTCATCCTTCCATTCTACATTTTTCCACCATCCCTCCTCTCCTTCAATGACTAGTCTCTGTCCTTTTGTACTATTGGAGTTTAGTGGGAGGTTCTTCAACATTCCGCATTTTACTATTCTGATTTTCTTCAGCTGTGGGAAAGGCAGAGCATGATGGTATATAGTCTTTAGTTTGGCCAGATTATGTAGACACAAAATCTCGAGCTTAGAAAATAAGTTTGAATTTCCTTTTAGCTCAGTGACTTCACTATGTTTTTCTTCACTGATGATTTCTTCTAAACCATTGCATTCAGTTATCCTTAGTACTTCCAAATGTGGAGCCAAGGTTACCCAACTCACATCCCTCAAATGATTGCATTCGTCCAGGATTACAGATCGAAGGCTATGGAAGCATCCTACACCTTTAATTATGTTACGTTCAATCTTCACTTTCTCTAGATCCATACACCTCGAGAGTGTTAAAGTACATAGATGCTGCAGATTTCCTAAAGCCATAATAGTCAATGATCTTGAATGTCTAAAATTTACAAGACTTACAGCTTCAATGGCACAGCTAAAGGACTTGTTGAACCTCGAAGCTCTTTCCAACTCCGAAGCGCTTCTAAAACTAATGGTCAacacattaaaatattttaaatgctcCATTTCCTCTAAAACCAATAAACATCCATAGCTACATCCCTCCATTTTCAAGACTTGCAACTTGGAGAAACTGGATATCAATTGTTGTGGGATCATTTCTAGATACGGTGTCCACTCCAGATTCAAATATTTCAGCTTTGCTAGGGTCTTCAATTCGACTGGCAACTTTCTTATTCCTGTAAATGACAGATTGAGATGTTCTAGTGAAACCAACTTTGCAATTCCTACTGGCAATTCTTCCAACTTCATATTATGGGACAAATCCAGAACCCTTAGCATCGGcatgaaattaaagaaatcaTCCATGATTACCTTCAAATCATTCCTGCCAAGAAACAAAGTTTGGAGATTGGGACATTCCAATATCTCAGttagatttttaatttgattatccATCAGCGACAGTCTTGTTACCTCTTCCCACTTTTTAGCTTTCGGTTGCTCCTTTATCGAGTGATTTAAAtgcgtttcgaagctaagagatagatcttcaaacctcatgaagacatctcaacccaGAAATGTTTCTCATCAAAAGTCGTCGCAAGTTTGCTAATTTTTTAAGCCCGAAAATTGGCAGTTTTGgtgattaaaatttaataaattccaCCTCATCTGTGCATATATCATTCTccctttcctcaaaaagattcatcctcgaatcttaTCTTTGATCGAATCCTGATTTGATTTGTTTAACCTTTAACATTATTGTTGGGCCTTGAGGTAATGTGAACTCATCACATTCATGAGTCTAAAATTGTGCCTTGAGACTCACATCACATTATTAGCCCTCTAAAGGCAAAGATCAACCTGGGGTCATCTTAAGCGACCCTGACCCTGCTCATAAGATCCGTCCTTATCGCCTTCAATTCTTCCACTTCATTTTTTAAAGCGTGGAAGTTTTCTTCAAGTTTGCATAGAAAAGCAGCCTTTCCAACAGCAGAATCCCAACAACGGGTAATGACGGCATCATGTGAAAGTGAGATTGAGAAGATATTATCCATACCTGTCTTTGATTTTAGAAGAGTGAGCTGAACAATTTCTAAAGATAGAAGCAAGGAATAAATCAAATATGCTTATGGAGTTATATGAAAGACAGAGAATATTTTGGTAAACAAAAACAGAGAGAAAGAAGATTCGCAGGTAAACAAAGACAAACCGTTTGAAGTTCACATGTATTTTTGgtaccaaaaaataattaaaatataaaatgatcaaagatgtttaaaattttacataaatgtttacaaagtgtttaaaatatgctaaaaatattttacaatttgttaattaaaaatgtatataaatttaaactactcacaattaaaattaaaatactatgtttttttagaaaatttaaatttaattatatttataaatatgttttcaataatttttttcctataactattttaaatttaaaaaatatatatatacaagtatttaaaataataaaaaaaataattaaatattgtattaaatttaagtggttttatattttatttaattaaaaaatttgtttctaaaattttaaagttaatatttattaaaaagcTTAATATATCATTTCATACTCAAGTTCGACAATTTTTTCTAATGTAGTACttgtattttagaaaaattatattttttagttcCCAAAGattataatgttaattttttagtatttaatttaaattttatggttaatttaatgaaaattaaatattaatattataaagtttatatattttatgattttgttaaAAGAAAGAATTTTAGCTAACAAAATCATGCGTGTATTTTACTGTTATGATCCAATAAAGAAACTCACAGGTTGGACCtatttctctctttctctttcaAGGGTTCCACTTTTTTTGGTAGCTTTGGGCAGGGCATTATGGGTGGACAGTAAGTCCAAACAGATAAAAGGACATTCTTGTCTTATTCGTGGAAATGGAAGTCCAATTTGGCATGCTGATATTTATTTGTGACAGATGAAAGGCCGTTCTTGTCTTCTGTGTGGAAACCGTTCCCCTCATTTGCAACTTACAATCAACCTCAATTAGGGTCCGTTTGATTGGTGTAAAATGTTTTCTGGAAAACATTTTCTGAAATTTCCAGTGTTTGATTTGTGGAAAATGAATTCCATAggaaaatattttacaaacaCGGGTAAAATCCAAAGCTTTTTTTTGGAAATTGTTTACCCATTTCTCtaccgtaagacattttccatttctcctttctcttcttcaaCCTTCTTCAACTCCGGGGAGGATTTCAGCTGATTCGCCACGACTTCCCAATGCGTCCAATGGAAATGTACGATCTCCCTCGTCGTCTTCAACTTTAACGTCACCGGAGAAGGAAAAATCAGATGGCCGAAGCTTGCGATCTCCTTCGTTGTCTCCGATGTCGATCCCGAACCCAGATTCATTATCTCTTTTAGCAACCATGGACTCAACAACAATGCCAGAAACAAAGACCCCATCATATTCAACAGGTTCTTTACTTATTCGAGCTCCTTTAACtcttgattctgattctgaatatGAACTTTAAACTGCAAGTACTGTTGGCGGGAGTAGTGTCTATAATTATGAGAATAACAGTGAGTTAGGGGGTTCTGAACAGGGTTTTTTGAGTGGTAATGAGGAGTTCGAGACTGGTTCAGAGAATGATAGGCCTTTAGATGGAAACCCAGATAAGGGAATTGAATTGGGTGGTGAAAATAATGGTGGGGTTAGTGAAAGGTACAAAATTTATGTGGCTAACAATGATGACGATGATTTGGATAGCTTGCAGAATTCAATGGCGAATGAGGAAGAGAGCGGTGGTGTTGATGTTCCTgtctgatacggggttgcgcgcggaccaagatcgagttgccaagtcacgagaa
The sequence above is drawn from the Gossypium hirsutum isolate 1008001.06 chromosome A05, Gossypium_hirsutum_v2.1, whole genome shotgun sequence genome and encodes:
- the LOC121228932 gene encoding disease resistance protein SUMM2-like; translation: MDNQIKNLTEILECPNLQTLFLGRNDLKVIMDDFFNFMPMLRVLDLSHNMKLEELPVGIAKLVSLEHLNLSFTGIRKLPVELKTLAKLKYLNLEWTPYLEMIPQQLISSFSKLQVLKMEGCSYGCLLVLEEMEHLKYFNVLTISFRSASELERASRFNKSFSCAIEAVSLVNFRHSRSLTIMALGNLQHLCTLTLSRCMDLEKVKIERNIIKGVGCFHSLRSVILDECNHLRDVSWVTLAPHLEVLRITECNGLEEIISEEKHSEVTELKGNSNLFSKLEILCLHNLAKLKTIYHHALPFPQLKKIRIVKCGMLKNLPLNSNSTKGQRLVIEGEEGWWKNVEWKDESTRIAFLPSFKPYVI